Within the Fusobacterium sp. DD2 genome, the region ACCCAAATGAAGAGAGAGACAAGATAAAGACTGAACCAGATGAAAAGATACTTCTTATTACAGGTGGAAGCTTAGGAGCTAAAGAGCTTAATGATGGAGTATTAAAAAACTGGGAAAGATTTATTGAAAATAGAAATATAAGACTTTACTGGGCAACTGGTGAGAAAAACTATGATGAGATAGTTAAAAAGATAGAGAGATGTAAAATGCAGGATATTATAAGGCCGTATTTTGATAATATGATAAATATTATGGCAGCTGCAGACCTGGTAATATGCAGAGCTGGAGCCCTTACAATTTCTGAGATAATAGAACTTGGGAAACCATCTATTATAGTGCCATATAGTTCAATTAAAGTGGGACAATATGCAAATGCAATGCTTTTAAAAGATGCAGGTGCAGCTCTGATGTATAAGAACTCAGAGTCTGGACAGGCAGTTGAAAAGGCTTTTGAACTACTTGAAAATCAGAATGAACTGGATTCAATGAAGATAAATATAAGAAATCTGAAAAAAGATAATCCAGCAGGTAAGATAATAGAAACTTTAGATATTTGGAGGAATTAAGTTGGAAAAAATTTACTTTATAGGAATAAATGGAATTGGAATGAGTGGACTTGCTAAAATAATGAAAAGCAAAGGATATGAAGTTGAAGGAAGTGACCTTAGCCGTTCTTATGTTACTAATGAACTTGAAAGCATGGGAATAGTAGTTCACAATGAACACAGTACTGCTAATCTTGAAGGAAAAGGTTTTAATATGATAATAGCGTCAAGTGCTATTAAAAAGGATAATCCAGAGTATGATTATGCTGTAAAACATGGAATAAAGATAGTAAAAAGAGGGGAACTTCTTGCTATGCTTTTAAATGAGGAAACAGGAATAGCAGTAGCAGGAACTCATGGTAAAACAACTACAAGTTCAATGGCTGCAACAGTTATGTTAGGTCTTGACCCTACAATAGTAGTTGGAGGAATACTTCCAGAGATTGGTTCAAATGCAAAACCAGGTACATCAGAGTACTTTATAGCTGAAGCTGATGAAAGTGACAACTCATTTCTATATATGAATCCAGTATACTCAATAATTACAAATATTGAAGCTGACCACTTAGATACACATGGATCACTTGAAAATATAATTAAATCATTTTCAAAATTTATAGATCAGACACAAAAACAGGTATTTATCTGTGATGAGTGTGAGGTACTTGAAAAATTAGCTGAAACTAAAGATCCAAATAAGATAGTAAGATACAGTAT harbors:
- the murG gene encoding undecaprenyldiphospho-muramoylpentapeptide beta-N-acetylglucosaminyltransferase, which gives rise to MKKVILTTGGTGGHIYPALSVAQGLKDRGVEVVFVGTSIRMEKDIVPKAGFRFIGLNIAPPRNLRNMFGYIKGLFQGFKIVRKEKPDAIIGFGNYISVPVVLAGILMGKKVYLQEQNANMGGTNKFFYRFVKKTFLAFDKTYDDIPIKYQKKVMVTGNPLREEIYSVDPNEERDKIKTEPDEKILLITGGSLGAKELNDGVLKNWERFIENRNIRLYWATGEKNYDEIVKKIERCKMQDIIRPYFDNMINIMAAADLVICRAGALTISEIIELGKPSIIVPYSSIKVGQYANAMLLKDAGAALMYKNSESGQAVEKAFELLENQNELDSMKINIRNLKKDNPAGKIIETLDIWRN
- the murC gene encoding UDP-N-acetylmuramate--L-alanine ligase, producing the protein MEKIYFIGINGIGMSGLAKIMKSKGYEVEGSDLSRSYVTNELESMGIVVHNEHSTANLEGKGFNMIIASSAIKKDNPEYDYAVKHGIKIVKRGELLAMLLNEETGIAVAGTHGKTTTSSMAATVMLGLDPTIVVGGILPEIGSNAKPGTSEYFIAEADESDNSFLYMNPVYSIITNIEADHLDTHGSLENIIKSFSKFIDQTQKQVFICDECEVLEKLAETKDPNKIVRYSIVDKHADIYADNIEIHDGKTSYDVMIDGKFVGRFTLYIPGKHNILNSLPVIYLALEFGLEEPEIQKNIEKFRGSKRRYDVLYNKNGIKVIDDYAHHPTEIKATLQGAQSIERDKITVIFQPHRYSRVKFLLNNFKDAFRGAEEIILLPIYSAGEKDEFGVRLEDLKGVIDESRVSIEQNPEKIDEKILNEHNQKVYMFMGAGDISKIAHRVAEKLEGKYR